The Methylocystis bryophila genome contains the following window.
AATCGCTCGCTCGTCGCCCTCGAGTCCTTTGCCTTCTCCGTCACGGAGTTGAGCAGCGCCGCGTCTAGATCGCGACTCGGCAGAGAAGCGCCATAGAGGAAGGGATAAAGCGCTTCGAGAGGGTTTTGGCTGGACATTGATGCGCGCCCCTTGCCGTTCAGCTCTCGAGCAGGCGCGCGGCGCCGACCGCGGCTTGCCCTAAGGCTAGCCCGCCATCATTCGCGGGGACCTGCCTGTGTGTCAGCACGACGAAGCCGCAGCCCTCGAGCCGGCGTGTGAGCTCTTCGAGCAGGATCGAATTTTGCAGACAACCGCCGGAAAGCGCGACCGTGTCGAAGCGTCGGTCCGCCGCGCCCGACCGCGCCAGCCGTTGTGTCAGCGCGACCAGCGCCTCGGCCAAACCCTTATGGAAGCGCGCCGCCATGATGGCGCGTGGCGTCTCGCCGCGCAGATCCTCCAACGCCGCGGCCCACATCGGGGCGGAATCGATAAAGGCGGGGACATCATCTGATAGGGGCGCGCCCAGTGTGAAAGGATATCCGCACTCCGCATCGGAGGGCGAAGCTTCCTCCGCAGCCGCCTCGAGATAAGCGCCCGCCTGCCCCTCATAGACTTGTCGGTCACGACATAGTCCGAGGAGCGCGGCGAAGGCGTCGAAGAGCCTGCCGCAGGAGGATGCCAGCGGCGCATTGACGCCGCGCGCGAGCATCGCTTCGAGCATCGCGCAGGGCTTCGTGCGCAGAAAGTCGTCAAGCTCGAGCGCGTGCAGCTTCGATGCAAGGCTGGCTCGCCCGAACGCGGCGACGAGATGAGCGTAGAGGTTACGCCAGGGTTCGCGGATCGCGGCCGTCCCGCCCGGCATCGGCGTCGGCTTTAGCGCTCCAAGACGGACATAGTTTCGATAGTCCGCGAGCATGAGCTCTCCGCCCCAGATCGCCCCGTCGGCGCCCCAACCCAGACCGTCAAGCACAAGCCCGAGCACCGGAGCGCCGCGTAGCGAATAGAGGTTCTCGGCAAGGCAAGCGGCGATATGCGCATGATGATGCTGGACTTCAATCAGCGGCAGCGCCGCGCTGCTTCGGGACCGCGCGAGTCTGGATGAAAGATAGTCGGGATGCAGATCCGCGACGAGCGCTTGCGGCGCATGGTCGAAGAGCGCGGCATAAAGTGCGAGATTCTTGCGGTAGTCCTCGAAGGTGAGCGCATCTTCGAGATCGCCCTGATGCTGGGACAAAATCGCTTCGCCTCTCTTCAATAGGCAGAAGGTCGCCTTGAGATGGCCGCCGAAAGCAAGAAGCGGCGGCGCCTTCGAGAATTCTGGCGGGAGCGCGATGGGCGCGGGTGCGAATCCCCGCGCGCGACGCAAAATCCGCGGGGCGCCAGACATCATGCGGACGACCGAATCGTCAACGCGATTGGCGATCTCACGGTTGTGCGTCAGAGCATAGGCGGCGACGCCGCTCAATCGTTCTCGGGCTGTCTGATCGTCGATGATCTGCGGCTCATCGGAAAGGTTGCCGCTCGTCATGACCAAAGGGCCGCCGGCGCCCTGCAGCAGCAGACGATGCAGGGGCGTCGTGGGCAGCATGAAGCCCAGCCTGTTCAACCCCGGCGCGACGCTTTCCGGCAGGCGCTTGGGATTCTTCGCACGCAAGAGGACGATGGGCGCGCAAGCGCCGCTCAACAGCGCGGCCTCCGCATCGCTAATGTGGCAATAGTCGTGAACGACAGCAAGATCGCGCGCCATGAGCGCGAATGGCTTTGCGTCGCGATGTTTATGTCGACGCAGGGACTCTACCGCGCCGCCATTCCTGGCGTCGCACGCGAGCTGATAGCCCCCGAGACCCTTGATCGCGAGGATCGCGCCCTCGTTCAGGAGATCGCAAACCACGTCGAGCGCGTTGGCCTGGACAGGCGCCGCCGCTGCGACCCCCAGCCGCTCGAGCGCGAGTTGCGGGCCACAGGCCGGACAGGCGATCGGCTGGGCGTGAAAGCGGCGGTCCGCGGGATCGCGGTATTCCTGCCCGCATTCTTCGCACATGCCGAAGGTCGACATCGTCGTTCTGGCGCGGTCGTAGGGAACTCCTCTCACGATGCTGAGGCGCGGTCCGCAATTCGTGCAATTGGTGAATGGATAGCGAAAGCGTCTCGCCGCAGGGTCGGCAATCTCCGCCGCGCAGGCCGCGCATAAAGCCGCATCCGGCGCGACTTGCGTATCCGCCTCGCTCGCCACGCTTTCCGAGATGCGGAACTCTTCTGGCAAGTCCCCATCAAACGCGCGGCAGTCGATCCGATCAATGCGGCTGAGAGGCGGCTGGTCGCGTTCGAGGCGCGCGAGAAACTTCTTTAAATCTCGCGGTTGGCCGCCGGCGAGGATTAGCACGCCTTGCGAGTCATTGCGCACTTCTCCGACGAGACCGCATTCCCGCGCGAGACGCCAGGTATTTGGTCTGAATCCCACGCCTTGCACGCAGCCGCGCACGCGGATTTCAAGCGCCGTCTCGCAACGCGTCGATCGAAGATTATGACGCGCGTCGGCTTGAGCGCTCGACGGTCTGGCAAGCGATAGCAAGAATTCGATCCTCCGCTGCTGACTCCTTCGAGTCGAGCGAAAGGGCGCCGGCGATCGCAATTGCCTCGACGAGCCCAGTGAAAAGGTCAGCTAACGCTCGCTAGCCTTCGTTCAAGGGCTATTCCCGTTGTGATGTTCGCCTTAAGAGCAAAGCTCACGACGTATCCACCTATATCTTATTGCTTTCACCGAGCTAATACATGCGTGACCGACGTGCGCCGGCCTGAAGCGGTGCATTGTGATAGGCTTTACGTCGTACGAATTCGTCGCTGTCCCATGGAACTTATCCCTTTCCGCAGAGTTTGGTGGGTATCGTTTAGTTCGGCAAGCATAGGAAGGGTCTTTGCTATGCTCGACGCCATCCCCTATGGTCGTAAAACCCAATCCGCCCCGAAGATCGACGAAGTTCATATCCTCTGGATCACGGCAGGTCTCGGATGCGACGGCGACACCGTGTCGATCACGGCCGCAAGCCAGCCCAGCATCGAAGACGTTCTACTCGGCGCGGTGCCGGGGCTTCCCAAGGTGCATCTCCACAATCCCGTGCTCGCCTATGAAGTTGGCGAGGAGTTTTTAGATCCATTTCACAAGGCCGACCGCGGAGAGATTGAGAATTTCGTCCTTGTCGTCGAAGGGTCGATCCCCAACGAGCAGCTCAGCGGGGATGGCTACTGGGCCGCGATGGGCACTGACCCCGAGACGCAGCAACCCATCACGACGAACGAGTGGATCGACCGTCTTGCGCCGAAGGCGCTGGGAATCGTCGCCGCCGGCACTTGCGCCACCTTTGGCGGCATTCACGCGATGAAAGGCAATCCCACCGGCTGCATGGGCCTCGCCGATTATCTTGGGTGGGAGTGGAAGTCGAAAGCGGGTCTGCCGATCGTGAACGTGCCCGGCTGTCCGGTGCAGCCTGATAATTTCATGGAGACGCTGCTCTATCTCCTGCGTCAGCTCGCCGGCGCCGCGCCGATGATCCCGCTCGATCACGCGCTTCGTCCCAAATGGCTCTTCGGGATGACGGTGCATGAGGGGTGCGATCGCGCAGCCTTTTATGAGCAATCCAACTTCGCGACCGAATATGGGTCTCGGAAATGTCTCGTGAAGATCGGATGCTGGGGCCCCGTAGTACAGTGCAACGTGCCGAAACGGGGTTGGATCGGCGGCGTCGGCGGTTGCCCCAATGTTGGCGGCATCTGCATCGGCTGCACAATGCCAGGCTTTCCGGACAAGCTCATGCCGTTCATGGACGAGCCGCCGGGCGCGCGCATCTCCTCGACGCTCATTCAGCCCTACGGAGCTTTGATCCGCAATCTGCGTCGGCTCACGAACAGCACGCTGAACAAAGAGCCGAAGTGGCGCCACAACCGGCCGCAGCGCACGACTGGCTACAATCCCGAGAAACCGCAAGCGACTTATCCGCTTTAGGGGAATGATCATGGATCAGATAGCAGAAGCCGCGCGGGGCGGAAGCTCCACGCCCAACCTCGTGGAGATGAACTGGGATCCGATCACCCGTATCGTCGGCAGCCTCGGCATCTTCACCAAAATCGACTTCGACAATCGTCGCATCGCCGAATGCCACAGCACGTCGTCGATCTTCCGCGGCTACAGCATTTTCATGAAAGGCAAGGATCCGCGCGACGCGCATTTTATCACGAGCCGCATCTGCGGCATTTGCGGAGATAATCACGCAACCTGCTCGGTATACGCGCAGAACATGGCCTATGGCGTGAAGCCTCCGCCGCTCGCGGAGTGGATTATCAACCTTGGCGAGGCCGCCGAATATATGTTCGATCACAACATCTTTCAGGACAATCTGGTCGGCGTGGATTTTTGCGAGCAAATGGTCAAGGAGACCAATCCGAGTGTCTGGGAAAAGGCGCAAAGAACGCCGGCGCCGCACGCCTCCGACCACGGCTATCGCACGATCGCCGATATCATGACGGCGCTCAATCCATTCACCGGCGAGTTCTACCGTGAGACCCTGCATGTAAGCCGCTACACGCGCGAAATGTTTTCGCTAATGGAAGGACGCCACGTTCATCCTTCCACGCTCTACCCCGGCGGCGTCGGCACGACGCCGACGGTTCAGCTCTTCACCGACTATCTCGTGCGCCTCGTCAAATACGCCGAGTTCATGAAGAAATGCGTGCCGCTGCACGACGACCTCTTCGACTTCTTCTACGAAGCGCTGCCAGGCTATGAGGAAGTCGGACGCCGACGCATATTGCTGGGCTGCTGGGGGGCGTTCCAAGATCCGGACAAATGCGATTACGACTACAAGACAATGACTGACTGGGGCCGCGCGATGTTCGTGACGCCCGGCGTCATCGTCGACGATAAGCTCGTCACGACGGATCTCGTCGACATCAACTTGCAGATACGCATTCTACTCGGCCACAGCTATTACGAGGATTGGGAGAACAGCGAGACCTTCGTCAAGCAAGACCCCTTGGGCAATCCGGTCGATCAGCGGCACCCCTGGAACCAGACAACGATGCCGCGCCCTCAAAGGCGGGACTTCGGCGGCAAATATTCATGGGTCATGTGTCCGCGCTGGCTCGACAAGCGCACGGGCGATCATCTCGCGCTCGACACAGGCGGCGGCGCCATCGCGCGTCTGTGGAGCACGGCGCTCGCCGGTCTCGTCGACGTCGGCTACGTCAAAGCGACGGGGCGCAGCGTCAAGATCTATCTGCCTAAGACCGCCTTGAAGGGCGAGAAGGAATTCGAGTGGCGCATCCCACAGTGGAGCAACGCCATCGAGCGCGACCGCGCGCGGACCTACTTCCAGGCCTATTGCGCCGCGATCGCCTATTACTTCGTCGAAAAGGCGCTTGCGGAAGTGCAGGCCGGTCGCACCCGGACATGGACCGACTTCAAGGTGCCGGACGAGGCGATCGGCTGCGGCTTTCACGAGGCCGTGCGCGGCGTGCTCTCGCATCATCTCGTCATTCGCGGCGGCAAGATCGCGAACTATCATCCCTACCCGCCGACGCCGTGGAACGCGACGCCGCGCGACATTTACGGCACGCCGGGTCCTTATGAAGACGCCGTGCAGAACACGCCGATCTTTGAAGAGAATGGTCGCGATTCCTTCAAGGGGATCGACATCATGCGCGCGGTGCGAAGCTTCGACCCGTGCCTGCCCTGCGGCGTCCACATGTATGTCGGCGGCGGAAGGACCCTCGAGAAGGTGCACTCGCCGATGTTCGGCGTCTCGCGGGGAGCGCGCTGAATGGTTCGCGAGCGATCGCATGCGCTGAGACGTTGCCTAGAGCGCGTTGACGAGGCCAGGGAAAGGCTGGAGAGGACCGGCGACAACGAGACCGCAGTTGTGGCGCGGAATCTGCTCAGCGCCGTGATGGATCTCCATGGCCTGGCCCTCGTGAGAGCTCTGATCCTGGCGCAAAGCGGCGCTGCGGGCGACGATTTGGCGCAACGCTTCGTCGAGGACGATTACGTCGCCGCCGTCCTTCTTCTTCACGGTCTGCATCCAGAAGATCCGGAAACGCGTCTGCAGAAGAAGCTCTTCTCGATGCGCCCGCATTGGGGCGTGCGCGGCTTTCGCGTCGAACTCTTGGCGGTTGAGCGCGGCGCGGCGAAAGCCAAAGTTCATTGGGACGACGCTGCGGGAGAGACGGAGCGGAGCGGTATCCTACGCGAAATCGAGAGCGTGCTGACTGACGCCGCCCCGGATCTCGACCTCATTTCACTGGAAGAGGCCGACGCGGGATCGACTGACGCGCGTTCGCCAGCCTCGACGGTCATGGCGCAGCCATAGAGGAGGACCGATGGGCGAGCGCGCACGGGGCAATTGGGCGGCGAAACTGCAGCGCTTCGCGACTGCCGCGCCCGAGCGCGAAAGCGATCGTTGCGAGCTATGCGGCGCGCCGGTCATGGCCGAGCATGCGCATCTTCTGGACGTCGCCCACCGGCAGCTGCGCTGCGCTTGCGAGGCCTGCGTGCGCGCACTGGGCGAAAGCGCCGGCTTCCGGCGGCTCCGCCCCGACACGGAGCATTTAAGCGACTTCGAGTTGAGCGACGGGGTTTGGGAGGGGCTCCAGCTGCCGATTGATCTCGTCTTCTTCTATCAAAGCACGGCGGATGGCGGGCCGGTCGCGCTTTATCCTGGCCCCGCGGGAGCAATGACTTCGGCGTTGAGCCGTGACGCTTGGGCGCGACTCATGGAGGCGAATCCGCGGCTCGGCGAGTTCAGCCCTGACGTAGAGGCATTGCTCATCAATCGCACGAAGGGCTCCCGCCGATATTATCGCGTATCCATTGACCGCTGCTACGCGCTCGTCGGCATCATCCGCTCCGAGTGGAAAGGATTGTCCGGCGGCTCGGAGGTGTGGGGGTCGATCGAGCGGTTTTTTGCGACGCTCGACGCGCCGCCTGTTTCTGATCGGCAACGGAGCGCGATCCATGGTTGATTTGCGCTTCAAAATCGAGGGCGCAGAAGCCGAACGCTTTTCGGTTTCACCCCTTCTGATCTTTTTTCTACGAGTCGAAACGGAGCTACAGCGACGCGTCGACAGCATCATGCTGAATTGTCAGATCCGCATCGACGCGACGCGGCGCGCCTACAGCGCCGTAGAGCGTGAAAGGCTCGGCGAGCTATTTGGAGCGCCGGAGCGGTGGAGCGAGACCTTGCGCAGCCTCTTGTGGGCGCAGGTCAGCATCGTGGTTCCGCGTTTCGAGGGTGAAACGACTGTCCGGCTTGCCGCGCCTTGCACCTATGACTTCTGCGTCGCGAGCGCGAAATATTTTTATGGCGTGACGGACGGCGAGATTCCTCTCACCTTCCTTTTCAGCGGCTCACTTTTCTTCAAGGACGAGCCGGGGTCACTGCAGATCGAGCAGATCTCCTGGTCGACGGAGGCAAATTATCGAATGCCCGTCGAACTTTGGCGGGAAGCGATGGAAATGCACTATCCGAACGGCGTCCTGCTCCGTCTCGATGCGGAAGCCTTCGACCGGCTCTATCGCTTCAAGCGTCGCCGTGGCTTGCTCGGCTTTGAGGAGGCGCTCGCCACCTTGCTGGACACCGCGGAGGCCGAGACATGAAGGGGCTGGAGCGCGCAATGGGCGTCGCCGACGCTGTGCTTTTTGAGGGATATATCCTTTATCCCTATCGTCCAACGGCGATCAAGAATCAACAGCGCTGGACTTTCGGAGGCCTATTTCCCGAAAATGTTGCGGGAGAACCATCTCGCGCCGAGACGGAAATCCTGCTCGAAGGAGGAGAAAGCGCCGCAGTCGATATCTTCGTTCGGTTTCTCCACACCCAGCGTCGTCAAGTCTTCGGATCCGAGGGCGAGCCGACGCCATCGCTCGATATCGATGGAAAGCTCCATCTCACCTGGGACGAGGCCGTGCTGCGCGAGACGACGCTCGGCAATCTGCCATTACGCGAACTTATCCGCGCGCCTTGCAAAGAAAGCTTCCGCTTCCCAGCGCAGCAGACGACCCAGGAGCTGCATGTAGAGTCTGGAAAGACCATCGGCGCCGTGACGCGGAGCTGCGAAACCCTCAACTGCGCGCTCGAAGCGCGCGCGGAAGCCTTGCCGGAGGGCCTCTATCGACTTTGCGTCAGCCTCCGCAACACGACACCACTTGCGGAAGCCTACTCGCGCGCCGATGCGCTGCGGGCCGCGCTTCTTTCGACACACCTTGTCCTCGTTGCGCGAGGCGCTGAATTCGTTTCGCTTCTAGAACCGCCGGAGGAGCTGGCCGACGTAGCAGCAGCCTGCAAACAGAGCGGGCTTTGGCCCGTGCTCGCGGGCGCGCCCGGCGAACGAGACATCATACTGGCGTCGCCAATCATTCTTTACGACCATCCGAAAATCGCGCCGGAAAGCAGGGGCCAGTTCTTCGACTCGACCGAGATCGATGAGATGCTCGCTCTGCGCGTGCTAACCCTGACGGCGGAAGAAAAGCGGGAAATGGCGGCGACGGATTCGCGCACCCGTGAAATTCTCCAACGTTGCGAGGCGTTAACGCGCGAGGCGTTCGACGATATGCATGGGGCCTTCCGCCCTCCGGAGGCTGCTCGGGACGCGATTCGATTAGAGATCGGTGCGCGCGTGCTCCTCAATCC
Protein-coding sequences here:
- a CDS encoding DUF5947 family protein, whose translation is MGERARGNWAAKLQRFATAAPERESDRCELCGAPVMAEHAHLLDVAHRQLRCACEACVRALGESAGFRRLRPDTEHLSDFELSDGVWEGLQLPIDLVFFYQSTADGGPVALYPGPAGAMTSALSRDAWARLMEANPRLGEFSPDVEALLINRTKGSRRYYRVSIDRCYALVGIIRSEWKGLSGGSEVWGSIERFFATLDAPPVSDRQRSAIHG
- a CDS encoding nickel-dependent hydrogenase large subunit, translating into MDQIAEAARGGSSTPNLVEMNWDPITRIVGSLGIFTKIDFDNRRIAECHSTSSIFRGYSIFMKGKDPRDAHFITSRICGICGDNHATCSVYAQNMAYGVKPPPLAEWIINLGEAAEYMFDHNIFQDNLVGVDFCEQMVKETNPSVWEKAQRTPAPHASDHGYRTIADIMTALNPFTGEFYRETLHVSRYTREMFSLMEGRHVHPSTLYPGGVGTTPTVQLFTDYLVRLVKYAEFMKKCVPLHDDLFDFFYEALPGYEEVGRRRILLGCWGAFQDPDKCDYDYKTMTDWGRAMFVTPGVIVDDKLVTTDLVDINLQIRILLGHSYYEDWENSETFVKQDPLGNPVDQRHPWNQTTMPRPQRRDFGGKYSWVMCPRWLDKRTGDHLALDTGGGAIARLWSTALAGLVDVGYVKATGRSVKIYLPKTALKGEKEFEWRIPQWSNAIERDRARTYFQAYCAAIAYYFVEKALAEVQAGRTRTWTDFKVPDEAIGCGFHEAVRGVLSHHLVIRGGKIANYHPYPPTPWNATPRDIYGTPGPYEDAVQNTPIFEENGRDSFKGIDIMRAVRSFDPCLPCGVHMYVGGGRTLEKVHSPMFGVSRGAR
- a CDS encoding DUF6084 family protein: MVDLRFKIEGAEAERFSVSPLLIFFLRVETELQRRVDSIMLNCQIRIDATRRAYSAVERERLGELFGAPERWSETLRSLLWAQVSIVVPRFEGETTVRLAAPCTYDFCVASAKYFYGVTDGEIPLTFLFSGSLFFKDEPGSLQIEQISWSTEANYRMPVELWREAMEMHYPNGVLLRLDAEAFDRLYRFKRRRGLLGFEEALATLLDTAEAET
- a CDS encoding hydrogenase expression protein HypE, encoding MLDAIPYGRKTQSAPKIDEVHILWITAGLGCDGDTVSITAASQPSIEDVLLGAVPGLPKVHLHNPVLAYEVGEEFLDPFHKADRGEIENFVLVVEGSIPNEQLSGDGYWAAMGTDPETQQPITTNEWIDRLAPKALGIVAAGTCATFGGIHAMKGNPTGCMGLADYLGWEWKSKAGLPIVNVPGCPVQPDNFMETLLYLLRQLAGAAPMIPLDHALRPKWLFGMTVHEGCDRAAFYEQSNFATEYGSRKCLVKIGCWGPVVQCNVPKRGWIGGVGGCPNVGGICIGCTMPGFPDKLMPFMDEPPGARISSTLIQPYGALIRNLRRLTNSTLNKEPKWRHNRPQRTTGYNPEKPQATYPL
- the hypF gene encoding carbamoyltransferase HypF, which produces MLSLARPSSAQADARHNLRSTRCETALEIRVRGCVQGVGFRPNTWRLARECGLVGEVRNDSQGVLILAGGQPRDLKKFLARLERDQPPLSRIDRIDCRAFDGDLPEEFRISESVASEADTQVAPDAALCAACAAEIADPAARRFRYPFTNCTNCGPRLSIVRGVPYDRARTTMSTFGMCEECGQEYRDPADRRFHAQPIACPACGPQLALERLGVAAAAPVQANALDVVCDLLNEGAILAIKGLGGYQLACDARNGGAVESLRRHKHRDAKPFALMARDLAVVHDYCHISDAEAALLSGACAPIVLLRAKNPKRLPESVAPGLNRLGFMLPTTPLHRLLLQGAGGPLVMTSGNLSDEPQIIDDQTARERLSGVAAYALTHNREIANRVDDSVVRMMSGAPRILRRARGFAPAPIALPPEFSKAPPLLAFGGHLKATFCLLKRGEAILSQHQGDLEDALTFEDYRKNLALYAALFDHAPQALVADLHPDYLSSRLARSRSSAALPLIEVQHHHAHIAACLAENLYSLRGAPVLGLVLDGLGWGADGAIWGGELMLADYRNYVRLGALKPTPMPGGTAAIREPWRNLYAHLVAAFGRASLASKLHALELDDFLRTKPCAMLEAMLARGVNAPLASSCGRLFDAFAALLGLCRDRQVYEGQAGAYLEAAAEEASPSDAECGYPFTLGAPLSDDVPAFIDSAPMWAAALEDLRGETPRAIMAARFHKGLAEALVALTQRLARSGAADRRFDTVALSGGCLQNSILLEELTRRLEGCGFVVLTHRQVPANDGGLALGQAAVGAARLLES